A single genomic interval of Acidobacteriota bacterium harbors:
- a CDS encoding class I SAM-dependent methyltransferase has product MDQYYEESYYRNEKGVAYLDYEAEHANILRNAFRLIRWIEQHANPGTLVEVGSAMGFFLEAALRSGWNATGFEISEYASILAKEKYGLPVRFADILRDEPGIKPASVDAFVALDTIEHLTDPLRLLEIAHQLLRNGGLLLISTGNASSWHARIAGTRWRLVSPPEHLFGFSKRALVDLLRNSRFSTIKIRYFSKLYSLAFPAACFSIPLPRRMKKWAIPINAFDVMHILARKD; this is encoded by the coding sequence ATGGATCAGTACTACGAAGAATCCTATTACCGAAACGAAAAGGGAGTTGCTTATCTTGATTATGAGGCTGAACACGCAAACATCCTTCGCAACGCCTTCCGGTTGATCCGATGGATAGAGCAGCACGCCAATCCCGGCACTCTGGTCGAGGTAGGATCCGCCATGGGTTTCTTTCTGGAGGCGGCACTCCGATCGGGATGGAATGCAACGGGCTTCGAGATTTCAGAGTATGCCTCAATCTTGGCAAAAGAAAAGTATGGATTGCCCGTTCGGTTCGCTGATATTCTTCGGGACGAACCTGGAATCAAACCTGCGTCGGTGGATGCATTCGTCGCCCTCGACACCATCGAACACCTCACGGATCCTTTGAGACTTCTCGAGATTGCACACCAACTACTTCGAAATGGCGGATTATTACTGATTTCAACAGGGAATGCTTCAAGTTGGCATGCCAGAATCGCCGGGACACGTTGGCGACTCGTTTCCCCCCCAGAACACCTTTTCGGTTTCTCCAAGAGAGCTTTGGTGGATCTCCTGAGAAACAGCAGGTTTTCAACCATAAAAATTCGATACTTTTCAAAGCTATACTCTCTGGCCTTCCCTGCAGCTTGTTTTTCCATCCCCCTCCCCCGTCGGATGAAAAAATGGGCAATACCTATTAATGCATTCGATGTCATGCATATACTTGCCCGCAAGGATTGA
- a CDS encoding GNAT family N-acetyltransferase: MDVTVRQASYDDARELEKYYYFAYGKRARYKYPERWNWLFRDNPWSKKDKPDIFVAESVDGEIVGHVASFSVPCKVLERSTVLGWGCDAKVSPSLRGQGVGKKLYERRQDCSLFGSFNSAKISTKIKLSLGAIVGPSARFFVYFNKFTHKYTLESLRSRSLETIPRSLLNCLLFLRYYRLISKLHCTPNRSDVAIESRIGDPKPADFGDRDTKLWTTVRNKYDFAIERNADYLNWRYREEPWGKHYCCRAYDNTDNVIGISIFRISERQSIRCGVLLELYAVDGNADLLNALLIKSMHFLAKQRVHQIHIASSERVLAEVVKSTGFWEVNQFPVLLSGDESIIMNINSESSAMLSLGDHDWDRPPEFYLSIDPLDFVRKLSRER; the protein is encoded by the coding sequence ATGGATGTTACTGTCAGGCAAGCTAGCTATGACGATGCAAGGGAGTTGGAAAAATACTACTACTTTGCGTACGGGAAAAGGGCTCGCTATAAATATCCTGAAAGATGGAATTGGCTGTTCAGAGATAATCCTTGGAGTAAAAAAGACAAACCAGATATCTTTGTTGCTGAATCAGTTGATGGCGAGATCGTTGGGCACGTTGCATCTTTTAGCGTTCCTTGCAAAGTATTGGAGAGATCAACTGTTCTTGGATGGGGCTGTGATGCAAAAGTTTCTCCTTCTTTGAGGGGACAAGGCGTAGGCAAAAAACTCTATGAACGGAGGCAGGACTGCAGTCTGTTCGGTAGTTTTAATAGTGCAAAGATATCTACAAAAATAAAACTCAGTCTAGGGGCAATAGTTGGTCCATCGGCACGTTTCTTCGTATATTTCAATAAATTCACTCACAAATATACTTTGGAAAGTCTTAGGTCCAGATCGCTTGAGACAATTCCAAGGTCCTTGCTCAATTGCCTGTTGTTTTTAAGATACTATCGCTTGATTAGTAAATTGCATTGCACCCCAAATAGGTCAGATGTGGCAATAGAAAGCCGCATCGGTGACCCCAAGCCGGCCGATTTCGGAGATCGTGATACCAAGTTATGGACAACGGTTCGGAACAAATACGATTTCGCAATAGAGAGGAACGCAGATTATCTGAATTGGCGATACAGGGAAGAACCTTGGGGAAAGCACTATTGTTGTCGAGCATATGACAATACAGACAATGTTATTGGTATATCGATATTTAGAATCTCTGAGAGACAATCTATCCGCTGTGGGGTGTTGCTGGAATTGTATGCCGTTGATGGCAATGCAGATTTACTGAATGCATTGTTGATCAAGTCAATGCACTTCCTGGCAAAGCAGCGAGTTCACCAGATTCATATTGCATCAAGTGAAAGAGTATTGGCAGAAGTGGTTAAATCAACCGGATTTTGGGAGGTTAATCAGTTTCCGGTTCTTTTGAGTGGTGATGAGTCCATAATCATGAATATCAACTCTGAGTCTAGCGCCATGCTTTCTTTGGGGGATCATGACTGGGATCGGCCACCAGAATTCTATTTATCTATTGACCCCCTTGATTTCGTAAGGAAGCTCAGTCGGGAGAGATGA
- a CDS encoding glycosyltransferase family 2 protein, translating into MRESEILVLVPAFNEANNLPLVLKEIQNCEEKVDILVINDGSTDGTEEVARRMGARVISLPVNAGMFCALQAGFKYAHRNGYSVTLQVDADGQHDPASIPDLVRPLRENRADIVIGSRFLGRTDYRMPIARAVGTRVFGWITSLIVGQRISDTTCGFRSYNREAIALYAKDQSFEYRDAIGLVMLHLKRFKLVEVPIVIRPRRSGRSSINWGMTFIYPFHYLLALIALLLRKPEDR; encoded by the coding sequence ATGCGTGAGTCGGAGATTCTGGTCCTGGTTCCGGCCTTCAACGAGGCAAACAACCTGCCACTGGTCTTGAAGGAAATTCAAAACTGCGAAGAAAAAGTGGATATCCTGGTGATCAACGATGGTTCTACCGATGGCACCGAAGAGGTTGCACGCCGGATGGGGGCAAGGGTCATCAGCCTCCCGGTAAATGCCGGAATGTTCTGTGCGCTTCAAGCGGGTTTCAAGTATGCCCATCGCAACGGATATTCCGTTACTCTGCAAGTTGATGCGGATGGTCAGCATGACCCTGCCTCCATCCCGGACCTTGTTCGTCCCTTGCGTGAAAATCGCGCAGATATAGTTATAGGCTCTCGATTCCTGGGCCGGACCGACTATCGCATGCCAATTGCCCGGGCAGTGGGTACACGGGTCTTCGGTTGGATCACTTCCCTGATTGTCGGGCAACGGATTTCCGACACCACGTGCGGGTTCCGATCTTACAACCGCGAAGCTATAGCTTTATACGCAAAGGACCAGAGCTTTGAGTATCGGGATGCCATCGGGTTGGTCATGCTTCATTTAAAAAGATTTAAGTTAGTCGAAGTCCCCATCGTCATCCGGCCCCGTCGGAGCGGTCGCAGTTCAATCAATTGGGGAATGACCTTCATCTACCCCTTTCACTATCTCCTGGCCTTGATCGCGCTGCTGCTGAGAAAACCGGAAGATCGATGA
- a CDS encoding ATP-grasp domain-containing protein, with translation MADIFETVSTMDAEGLVRVGRLHAVEAIVTMATDQPLNAIAHANKELGLPGISPETARICTRKDLQRRALSAKEIPSPLSIATQTEAEALSAFEALHGPVVLKPVDSSGSRGVSLVSEPDRIRQAFHHARSFSRIGKVVVEQFVQGPEFSVETLSHQGELSVVQITAKKTSGPPHFVETGHTQPARLGNEVRYAIETLTRQAALALGILEGPTHTEIILTEGGPVIVEVGARLGGDFITSDLVPLSTGVDLVGLVLESALGCVCKMKPSWERGAAISYFQPGTGYLVGVQNLREAAALPGVVRLELYATEGQMLRPLTGSHERAGFVITQGDTAEEAEHAAENVLSTLHFEVIPHA, from the coding sequence ATGGCCGATATCTTCGAGACCGTAAGCACCATGGATGCCGAAGGGCTTGTTCGGGTCGGTCGCTTGCATGCGGTGGAAGCCATCGTCACGATGGCCACCGATCAACCTCTCAATGCCATCGCTCACGCCAACAAGGAACTGGGACTTCCTGGAATATCGCCTGAAACTGCAAGGATATGCACTCGAAAGGATCTTCAGCGCAGGGCATTGTCCGCCAAAGAAATACCCTCCCCTCTATCCATTGCGACTCAGACCGAAGCAGAAGCCCTCTCCGCTTTTGAAGCTCTGCATGGGCCAGTTGTCTTAAAGCCCGTAGATTCTTCAGGCAGCCGTGGAGTTTCACTGGTGTCAGAACCAGACCGGATACGCCAGGCCTTCCATCATGCAAGGTCCTTCTCCCGCATCGGGAAGGTGGTCGTTGAACAATTCGTGCAAGGTCCTGAGTTCAGTGTGGAAACCCTGTCGCATCAGGGTGAGCTCTCGGTAGTCCAGATTACGGCAAAAAAAACCTCCGGGCCTCCCCATTTCGTGGAAACTGGGCACACTCAACCAGCCAGGCTCGGGAACGAGGTCCGGTATGCCATTGAAACCCTCACCCGCCAGGCTGCCCTTGCCCTCGGTATACTGGAGGGGCCCACTCATACCGAGATTATCCTCACAGAAGGCGGTCCCGTAATCGTCGAAGTCGGAGCCCGCCTCGGAGGAGATTTCATCACATCGGACCTGGTACCCCTCTCAACAGGCGTGGACCTGGTCGGTCTGGTTCTGGAGAGCGCTCTCGGGTGTGTTTGTAAAATGAAACCTTCATGGGAGCGTGGAGCAGCCATTAGCTATTTCCAACCGGGCACCGGATATCTTGTCGGCGTTCAGAACCTGAGAGAAGCAGCGGCTCTCCCCGGAGTCGTCAGGCTGGAACTCTATGCCACGGAGGGCCAGATGCTCCGCCCCTTGACCGGGAGCCATGAACGGGCTGGTTTTGTGATCACCCAAGGGGATACCGCCGAGGAAGCTGAGCATGCCGCCGAAAATGTTCTTTCCACACTGCATTTCGAGGTTATACCCCATGCGTGA
- a CDS encoding DegT/DnrJ/EryC1/StrS family aminotransferase produces the protein MSERLALEGGTPVRESFLPFALPSIGEEEIAEVVDTLRSGWLTVGPKTRRFEEAFAEYVGASYAVGVNSCTAALHLCLLGYGIGPGDEVITSPLTFAATGNTVMMVGARPIFVDIEESTYNLDPSRIEDAITKKTRAIIPVHIGGLPTDMEPILKLAERYNLRVIEDAAHAAGARYGQERIGNVSDATCFSFYATKTITTGEGGMITTRSEEFANRTRMLSLHGLSRNAWLRYSKMGSWYYEIVDLGYKYNMTDVQAAIGLCQIKKIESFTRRRREIAQRYDQEFKSKSELILPPRDNSNSEHIYHLYTIRLSPDCRRLSRDHFIEALRAENIGTSVHFIPLHLHPLYRKEFGLRAGAYPKAEAVFNSIISLPIYPTMTDADVHDVIHAVEKIIAGSVL, from the coding sequence ATGAGCGAACGCTTGGCGTTAGAAGGCGGCACCCCGGTCCGCGAATCCTTCCTGCCCTTTGCCCTGCCCTCCATTGGGGAGGAGGAGATCGCCGAGGTGGTGGATACCCTCCGCTCCGGTTGGCTCACCGTGGGCCCCAAGACCCGACGCTTCGAGGAGGCCTTCGCCGAATACGTCGGAGCATCCTATGCCGTTGGGGTCAATTCCTGTACCGCTGCTCTCCATCTTTGCCTTCTGGGTTACGGGATCGGACCGGGGGACGAGGTTATCACCAGCCCGCTTACTTTCGCAGCAACCGGCAATACCGTGATGATGGTGGGAGCTCGACCCATCTTCGTGGACATCGAAGAATCGACCTACAACCTCGACCCTTCCCGGATCGAAGATGCCATCACCAAGAAAACTCGGGCGATCATCCCCGTCCATATCGGGGGATTGCCTACGGATATGGAACCCATCCTCAAACTGGCAGAGCGGTACAACCTTCGTGTCATCGAGGATGCTGCCCACGCCGCGGGCGCCCGTTACGGTCAGGAGCGGATCGGCAATGTCTCCGACGCCACCTGCTTCAGTTTTTATGCCACCAAGACCATCACCACCGGGGAAGGCGGTATGATCACGACCCGGAGCGAGGAATTCGCCAACCGCACCCGGATGCTTTCACTTCATGGGCTATCGCGTAACGCATGGCTGCGATATTCGAAGATGGGATCCTGGTATTACGAGATTGTCGATCTGGGTTACAAGTACAACATGACCGATGTTCAAGCGGCAATTGGCCTTTGCCAGATCAAGAAGATCGAATCTTTCACCCGTCGCCGGAGGGAAATAGCACAGCGGTATGACCAAGAATTCAAAAGCAAGAGCGAATTGATTCTGCCGCCCAGAGACAATTCAAATTCCGAGCACATTTATCATCTTTACACTATCCGTCTGTCACCAGATTGCAGGAGACTCTCCCGAGACCACTTCATCGAGGCGCTGCGGGCAGAGAACATCGGCACCAGCGTCCACTTCATTCCTTTGCATCTGCATCCCTTGTACCGCAAGGAATTCGGTCTCCGCGCCGGAGCCTATCCCAAGGCGGAAGCGGTTTTCAATAGCATCATTTCCCTGCCCATCTATCCTACGATGACCGACGCGGATGTTCATGACGTAATCCATGCGGTGGAAAAAATCATTGCGGGTTCAGTTCTATGA
- a CDS encoding O-antigen ligase family protein encodes MRTNQLISHNIGIGANSNSHGAERLNRPPHSPEDIPKPIQPILFAFLAMVYLPVQIVEMNLFKYIGFILAAIALISVLRTKNRLLVHPFSIALFVMILAGTLGTLDSGLGAITGIIKMVMNLLLFWIIAYYISSPRAETFLVFSLAFGGLLTVISGLAEIGNFETAMRLSGFIGNPNGYGQTCIQSAILAIGFINYFRYKRQRLLSLIILMLCGIGLLFSQSRGATVAMLSVLFGLLILKHTRNWGLVLAAGVMIAASVIIPAKLIDRWETAFSTQKGGRESGIEMRLDLVNRGWRIFEEHPLIGVGFNNTRYEMLRDDPNKSKVTHNFFVEGLSETGIIGMAGFLFILFRTGWAFFTRARQKTLTRDFLGITFYLLLISVCIGQLSSGNYLHPIWYILFGIGANVSRRTNKNTQIAINYLGNGYVVSRRTSTA; translated from the coding sequence ATGAGAACCAACCAATTAATTTCACATAATATTGGCATTGGAGCCAACAGTAATTCGCATGGCGCAGAGCGGTTGAATCGACCCCCTCACTCACCAGAGGATATACCCAAACCAATACAACCAATCCTGTTCGCTTTTCTGGCCATGGTCTATTTACCTGTCCAGATTGTGGAAATGAACCTCTTCAAGTATATTGGTTTCATTCTGGCGGCAATTGCATTAATTTCAGTGTTGCGCACAAAAAACAGACTATTAGTTCATCCTTTTTCAATAGCTTTATTCGTGATGATCCTTGCTGGAACTCTGGGCACACTGGATAGTGGTCTCGGGGCGATTACAGGAATCATAAAAATGGTAATGAACCTATTGCTGTTTTGGATTATCGCCTATTACATCTCATCTCCAAGAGCGGAGACATTCCTGGTGTTCTCTCTGGCATTTGGAGGACTCCTGACTGTTATCTCTGGTCTGGCCGAAATTGGGAATTTCGAGACTGCGATGAGGTTGTCGGGTTTCATCGGCAATCCAAATGGTTATGGCCAGACCTGTATACAGTCGGCCATATTGGCGATTGGTTTTATAAACTATTTCAGATATAAGCGGCAAAGATTACTTAGTCTGATTATCCTGATGCTATGCGGAATCGGCCTCCTTTTTTCTCAATCTCGCGGTGCCACGGTAGCCATGCTCTCCGTCCTTTTCGGTCTTCTTATATTGAAACACACGCGTAATTGGGGCCTGGTGTTAGCCGCAGGAGTGATGATTGCTGCCAGTGTTATAATTCCGGCAAAGCTAATAGACAGATGGGAAACAGCATTCTCTACTCAGAAAGGAGGGAGAGAATCAGGGATAGAAATGCGCCTCGACCTAGTGAATAGAGGTTGGCGTATTTTTGAAGAACATCCTTTAATAGGTGTTGGCTTTAACAATACTCGCTACGAGATGTTGAGGGACGACCCAAATAAATCGAAAGTAACACATAATTTTTTTGTAGAAGGCCTCTCGGAAACCGGAATCATCGGTATGGCGGGATTTCTTTTCATCCTGTTTAGAACCGGTTGGGCATTTTTTACCAGAGCAAGACAGAAGACTCTAACACGTGACTTCTTGGGCATAACTTTTTACCTATTATTAATCTCCGTTTGCATCGGCCAACTATCCAGCGGGAATTATCTTCATCCGATTTGGTATATATTATTTGGAATTGGCGCCAACGTTTCGAGAAGGACAAACAAGAATACGCAAATAGCGATAAATTATCTGGGAAATGGTTATGTTGTTTCAAGAAGGACTTCGACCGCTTAA
- a CDS encoding GNAT family N-acetyltransferase, which produces MTSSQFILREYTQADHEHTFRWLQQIELRRYLGTRSAPTEASHVDWFARMRSRTDVRLFAVDFKTIHVGNLYLVDVDTGDSRAEVQLFIGEAKLRGQGIGTCTLRLIQEEAFKKMNLHRLYAYVFDFNHRALKCFLESGFVREGFLRDHRHTENGFVGVHILGRLRHDG; this is translated from the coding sequence ATGACATCCTCTCAATTCATACTGAGAGAGTATACCCAAGCGGATCACGAGCACACCTTCCGCTGGTTGCAGCAGATTGAACTCCGGCGTTACCTGGGAACCCGATCTGCTCCGACAGAGGCATCCCATGTCGACTGGTTTGCACGGATGCGAAGCAGAACGGATGTGCGACTGTTCGCTGTCGACTTCAAGACTATACATGTCGGTAATCTCTACCTGGTTGATGTTGATACAGGCGACAGCCGGGCTGAAGTTCAGCTCTTCATCGGAGAAGCCAAACTCAGAGGGCAAGGTATCGGAACTTGCACGCTCCGGCTGATTCAGGAGGAGGCTTTTAAAAAGATGAACCTTCACCGCCTTTATGCCTATGTTTTCGACTTCAACCACCGTGCCCTCAAGTGTTTTCTGGAGTCCGGATTCGTTCGGGAAGGCTTTCTCCGGGACCATAGACATACGGAGAATGGATTTGTGGGAGTTCATATCCTGGGAAGGTTGAGACACGATGGCTAG
- a CDS encoding glycosyltransferase family 39 protein, translated as MKKNIYSSPLIWALIFLGLILRTGYVLTLPNEKLMPDERDYVQSAINLLNEGSFDRTVYYHVPPGVPVLFAGLFAITGPDYRAARLFQALLFIPLGFILFSLGRELAGSAAGFLTLVGGAIYPSFIFFTGYALTETATTLAITALVLTAIQAVRLPGWRPAVLFGAILVAGALTRASIFYFVLSVPFIFILGRGIRLRAWLKPVLVTLAVFIALYTPWVLVNRYYFGEVILAPTIGGGVMLYQTALRLTIPDEKERSAFLKHEILPKYYYPAGAGHPERLAGDRFLTTEGKRLILENINQYPAVIWHNIKCFWQLYPENSEDNRKARFYFIVGLGSFGLILPLAIVGAWGIRKEFRKFAALYGFIAYFTILHALLYGKLRYRVPMDGLLIALAACGVIFLLSRFRPTWQKAVERLISYPELKENSP; from the coding sequence ATGAAAAAGAACATCTATAGCTCACCGTTGATTTGGGCATTGATCTTTTTAGGCCTGATCCTGCGCACAGGTTATGTGCTGACACTTCCCAACGAAAAACTCATGCCGGATGAAAGAGACTATGTTCAATCGGCCATAAATCTTTTGAACGAAGGCTCCTTCGACAGGACAGTATATTACCATGTTCCACCCGGTGTTCCGGTTCTCTTTGCAGGTCTGTTTGCAATAACAGGGCCCGATTACAGGGCGGCAAGGCTCTTTCAGGCTCTGCTCTTCATCCCTCTGGGTTTTATTCTCTTTTCTCTTGGCCGTGAACTGGCAGGGTCAGCCGCCGGGTTTCTGACCCTCGTCGGAGGTGCCATCTACCCATCCTTCATCTTTTTTACAGGCTATGCGCTGACCGAGACCGCTACCACCTTGGCCATCACAGCTCTGGTGCTGACGGCGATTCAGGCTGTGCGATTGCCGGGATGGCGGCCTGCCGTATTGTTCGGAGCAATCCTGGTGGCAGGGGCCCTAACCCGAGCCTCGATTTTTTATTTTGTCCTGTCTGTCCCCTTCATCTTCATCCTGGGAAGAGGTATTCGACTTAGGGCCTGGCTGAAACCGGTATTAGTGACCTTGGCAGTTTTCATTGCCCTTTACACCCCCTGGGTGCTGGTTAACCGGTACTACTTCGGGGAAGTGATCCTTGCCCCCACCATCGGGGGAGGCGTGATGCTCTACCAGACTGCCCTCAGGCTCACTATACCAGATGAAAAGGAACGTAGCGCTTTTCTCAAGCATGAGATACTGCCAAAGTACTATTACCCGGCAGGAGCCGGACACCCTGAGCGTCTGGCTGGAGACCGTTTCCTGACCACAGAGGGAAAACGGCTTATCCTCGAGAACATCAACCAGTATCCGGCCGTGATCTGGCATAACATCAAGTGTTTTTGGCAGTTGTACCCAGAGAATTCGGAAGACAACCGAAAAGCCAGGTTCTATTTTATCGTCGGTCTCGGTTCATTCGGCCTCATTCTGCCTCTGGCCATCGTTGGCGCATGGGGAATCCGCAAAGAGTTCCGGAAATTCGCCGCCCTCTACGGTTTCATCGCATACTTTACCATCCTGCATGCATTACTTTACGGAAAACTCCGCTACCGGGTGCCCATGGACGGATTACTCATTGCCCTGGCAGCCTGCGGGGTCATCTTCCTCCTATCACGCTTCAGGCCCACGTGGCAAAAAGCAGTTGAACGTCTGATATCCTATCCTGAACTCAAGGAGAATTCCCCATGA
- a CDS encoding lipopolysaccharide biosynthesis protein has product MSTERLKSKTIRGILWSFTDRIAQQAVGFVISVLLARLLLPAEFGLMAMLTVFIAVSQVLINGGFGAALIQKKDASFLDECSIFYFNIVVSILFTAILFLAAPLIADFFRMPLLVPMTRLLSLNLIISAFGLIQVSLMIRRIDFRKQMIVSLVSAVFSGIVGVTMAMRGFGVWSLVWQALLGNLLRVTLLWLVHKWRPAWRFSLYSLRQMFNFGAKMLFIGLIDQLFKNIYLVVIGKVFSPADLGFYVRAQSIQQLPGKDIAISSDLVSFPVFSSIQDDKARMKRGLRQGMMMQALLNIPIMIGLACVAESFVRVLLTDKWLPCVPYLQVLCLAGLFYPLSVMNISALKAQGRSDLFFRLEVIKKTLALIVIAVTFRWGIMALVIGQVIINWLCYYLNSYYTARFLDYSIKEQIVDVLPTLGIAGLMGAGVFFMGLFSLSSPTLTLLLQVAAGTTLFLTLCLIFRLAPFMNLLRMAENQWAKFKKVDPALS; this is encoded by the coding sequence ATGTCAACAGAACGTCTCAAGAGCAAAACAATCAGGGGAATACTCTGGAGTTTTACTGACCGAATTGCTCAACAGGCCGTCGGATTCGTCATTTCGGTGCTCCTGGCCCGATTGCTTCTCCCGGCCGAGTTTGGGTTGATGGCAATGTTGACGGTTTTCATCGCCGTTTCCCAAGTGCTCATCAATGGAGGCTTCGGGGCTGCCCTGATACAGAAGAAAGACGCGTCCTTCCTCGACGAGTGCTCGATCTTCTACTTCAACATCGTGGTCAGCATCCTTTTCACCGCCATCCTGTTCCTTGCTGCGCCGCTCATCGCAGACTTCTTTCGGATGCCGCTCCTCGTGCCGATGACGAGACTGCTGTCACTGAACCTCATCATCAGCGCCTTCGGCCTGATCCAGGTCTCGTTGATGATCAGGCGCATCGACTTCCGGAAACAGATGATCGTCAGCCTCGTTTCGGCGGTCTTCTCGGGCATCGTCGGAGTCACGATGGCCATGCGCGGCTTCGGGGTGTGGAGCCTGGTCTGGCAGGCCCTCCTGGGAAACCTCCTTCGGGTCACTCTGCTCTGGTTGGTTCACAAGTGGCGGCCGGCTTGGAGATTTAGCTTGTACTCCTTGCGCCAAATGTTCAATTTTGGGGCGAAAATGCTCTTCATCGGTCTGATCGACCAGCTTTTCAAGAATATCTACCTCGTGGTGATTGGCAAGGTTTTTTCTCCCGCAGATCTCGGGTTCTACGTCCGCGCCCAGTCCATCCAGCAACTTCCGGGCAAGGACATCGCCATCAGCTCGGATCTGGTTTCTTTCCCGGTGTTCTCCTCGATCCAGGACGATAAGGCCAGGATGAAGAGGGGCCTTCGGCAAGGAATGATGATGCAGGCGTTGCTGAACATCCCCATTATGATCGGTCTCGCTTGTGTCGCAGAATCTTTCGTGCGCGTTCTCTTGACCGACAAATGGCTCCCCTGCGTGCCCTATCTACAGGTTCTTTGTCTTGCGGGGTTGTTCTACCCGTTGAGTGTCATGAACATCAGCGCCCTGAAGGCCCAGGGTAGGTCGGACCTGTTCTTCCGGTTGGAAGTCATCAAGAAAACCCTGGCTCTAATCGTTATCGCCGTCACATTCCGATGGGGAATTATGGCGCTGGTCATCGGGCAAGTGATTATCAATTGGCTCTGCTATTACCTGAATTCATATTATACGGCCCGGTTCCTTGATTATTCGATCAAGGAGCAGATCGTCGATGTACTGCCGACCCTTGGCATCGCCGGCCTGATGGGCGCGGGAGTCTTCTTCATGGGTCTATTTAGTCTCTCCTCGCCGACATTGACGCTTTTGCTGCAGGTAGCTGCTGGAACTACTCTCTTCCTGACGCTTTGCCTGATTTTTCGATTGGCGCCCTTCATGAACTTACTGAGAATGGCCGAGAACCAATGGGCAAAGTTCAAGAAGGTGGATCCGGCCCTTTCGTGA
- a CDS encoding ChbG/HpnK family deacetylase, producing the protein MAFIINADDLGQSQTINRAIREYAERNLISSATILANGPCFDEVRSIAQNYPNISFGVHLNITQFEALTSLNDLKEYGIVDGGNTLKRFATWGNFRWNSRIRAAIHGEWAAQIERLLDNKIRISHIDGHQHKHLLKELFVVLKRLQMKYRIRRVRVVSRGPLAAKIDKAFLSNRIHYYMLKYIYRTKTPAIFSTYLDMYNLLKGGHKLPANRVIELMTHPGGTSLPYFREENELMEQSSIPKVVAGFKLISYWDL; encoded by the coding sequence ATGGCATTCATAATTAATGCGGACGATTTGGGGCAAAGTCAGACAATAAATCGTGCCATCAGGGAATATGCCGAAAGAAATCTGATCTCATCAGCAACCATTCTCGCGAATGGCCCCTGTTTTGATGAAGTTCGGAGCATTGCCCAAAACTACCCAAACATATCTTTCGGTGTTCATTTGAATATCACCCAGTTCGAAGCATTGACAAGCTTAAATGATTTGAAAGAATACGGTATCGTTGATGGCGGCAATACACTCAAACGGTTTGCGACATGGGGAAATTTTCGTTGGAATAGCAGAATCAGGGCAGCTATCCATGGCGAGTGGGCGGCGCAGATTGAAAGACTGCTAGATAACAAGATTCGAATTTCGCATATCGATGGTCATCAGCACAAACATCTGCTCAAAGAACTCTTTGTCGTTCTGAAACGTCTGCAGATGAAATATCGGATAAGAAGAGTAAGGGTCGTCAGTAGGGGACCTTTGGCGGCCAAGATTGATAAGGCATTTCTGTCGAACCGTATTCACTATTACATGCTCAAGTATATTTATCGCACAAAAACACCGGCTATTTTTAGTACATATTTGGATATGTATAATCTCCTGAAAGGTGGACATAAATTGCCCGCTAATCGTGTAATTGAGCTAATGACCCATCCTGGTGGTACGAGTTTGCCGTATTTTCGGGAAGAAAATGAATTGATGGAGCAATCGAGCATTCCGAAAGTTGTCGCAGGTTTTAAGCTGATATCCTATTGGGATCTATAG